The following coding sequences lie in one Fuerstiella sp. genomic window:
- a CDS encoding FHA domain-containing protein, whose amino-acid sequence MVPVTLSVIEGLERGHVFDQLIPPITIGREEDNEIQLNDERVSRIHAKIQEDRGQVILTDLNSTNGSRVNGHPVQLRVLRPGDHLQIGRCTLLYGSDHQIAEHARVMGVRVAALSPLKHPEQNPRSAGSSSFDLVAEAEVTGEQLHLPLFPDGLPPVPDLLNVGQTARLADVLTYIHERLSDLTFGGHEPDESELDALIEVPWDRWQNVLFLQRDLSVWLKQIVNPDTDAGEPPEPGPDI is encoded by the coding sequence ATGGTACCCGTCACTCTGTCTGTCATTGAAGGTCTGGAACGCGGGCATGTCTTTGATCAACTGATACCTCCGATCACGATTGGTCGTGAAGAGGACAACGAGATACAGTTGAATGATGAACGCGTGAGTCGTATTCACGCCAAGATTCAGGAAGATCGAGGTCAGGTGATCCTGACTGATCTTAACAGTACTAACGGTAGTCGAGTCAACGGCCATCCGGTTCAACTTCGGGTGCTGCGTCCGGGAGATCATCTGCAAATTGGTCGATGCACCCTGTTGTACGGCAGTGATCATCAGATCGCGGAACATGCCCGGGTGATGGGAGTACGTGTTGCGGCACTTTCTCCGCTCAAGCATCCGGAACAGAACCCGAGGTCAGCCGGTTCATCGTCTTTTGATCTGGTGGCTGAAGCTGAGGTCACCGGAGAACAATTGCACCTTCCGTTGTTCCCCGACGGGCTTCCTCCGGTACCCGATCTGCTGAATGTGGGACAGACCGCCAGACTGGCAGATGTGCTGACCTACATTCACGAACGACTCAGTGACCTGACGTTCGGCGGTCATGAGCCGGACGAATCCGAGCTTGATGCTCTGATCGAGGTCCCGTGGGACCGCTGGCAAAATGTCCTCTTTTTGCAGCGAGATCTTTCGGTCTG